Part of the Pelobates fuscus isolate aPelFus1 chromosome 12, aPelFus1.pri, whole genome shotgun sequence genome, tgaaaaaaatattgtaaaagaaAAGGAGTCGTCTTATGAAACAGAATTAAATTGAACAGAACGATTTGCAGGCAAGTAGACAAAGGTATTGCAGCTAAACTTCATCTCTAAAGGATTCATTTTCAGGTTGATATTTGATTCTTGGCACGAAGTATATAATCAATGAGTTGCCATTCTTGtccattgtataatgctttaccTCTCGGATATTTACTCAGCGCCTTTCCCCTTACATTAGATAAGGTTTTAAGACTATTTACAAATGTACCCCTGGATCTTTCCATAACAACCCCTCTAGCAAGAGAGAGGACCTTGCTGAATCAAAATATTTGCCATTTTGTACTGAGTGCACCTTGTGCTGAACTAAATGTGACTGTGCAAACAGTATGCAAGCCTGTTGGGATTCTCCAAATCCGATGTGGATGTGAAGAATCACATTATGTGGTTTCTTGATTCTGTATCAGTTTTTCTAAATGTAAATGTACTTGTTTGATGGAAAGCGTCCACTTCCTTACTTGTGTTGCTCTTTCCAACTCTGCCTTCGTCTCGCTGACCAGGTTTTGGGTGTTTAGCAGCTGGGAACGTAGGCGGCCGTTGTCTCTCATTAAGTCTTCATAGAGCTACAACACAAGAATCCCAAACAAAACTTGATCAACAAGCTCTCTACCTGGCTGTCACCTAATTTAGTTTTACGAATTAGAATTACCAAGTAATGACATGTAAGACCACGGGTTCATGGGTTTCAGTTCTCCAATTCCTAGAATGTATCTTTATGTTCACTTTTGCTAGTAAAAGTTTTAACAAACAGAACAAGACCCTCTGTGATCAATCAGTATATTCATCACCATGCAACAGGCAGATATTGCCAATTCTCAGTCACATTGTACTAGGTATTGAATGCGCAATTAAACCAATGACATACACATGCACCACAACGCAGCGTCTCACTTTCTTAAAGTCTTTTGTGTCCCGATGTTCAGCTCCTATTGCAGTCTCACCGCGGCTTGTTGTATGTGCATTGGAAACATTATCTGATCTGATGGAATTCCAAAAACAGAAGCAATTCAGACAAACTACAAAACTATCGCACAGAAATACAAGTCATTAACATTACTGAATAAGGGTGGCAACCACCTCCCAGTAAGCAGTTCATATTGTGTGTGCATGCATCACAACTGTACCAGTATGTAAATAACCTATGTGTACACAATCACCGGCACACGTATACGTTCAAATGTTTCTTACCGAGAGCCAAGTCCATCTACCTGGGAGGAAAAAAGAAGAGACACATTGCGTCACATAACTTATACACTAgtgtgttattatttatttaagccTGCCCTTTAAAGGATACTTTATGACTCTGAAAACATTCTTTGGCAAGTCACTTACCATTTAGGAGAGAAACTCAGCCAGGCAGCAACAATAAACACAAAGCCAGAAATTATAAAGAATGAACCTGCCACGTACATTTCATCCAGCAACACACATTCCCTTAACATTACCAAAATTAGATTATGAATCCCCCTATAGTTAGTAGACCCAGGCACCTGAGCACGCGGTCTCTCCTCTTCAACATCCTCCTCTTCGGATTCCTCTCCATCacactgacaaaataaaaatagaacaattgtaaaaaaaaaaaaacaagtttcacGGAAAGGTGCTAAATTATAGCAAATCTGTAGGAACATGTTATAGGTACTGCTCAACAGTTCTTCTAATGTATAACAAAGTTCTGCTAAACACCATAAAAGGagtattctaagcaccataactactacaatgctCTAATGGTTATAGTGCTAGGAGTACCATGGCTCTGTCCCATGGTAACAAACTGCCTGTCACTTACCTGGCTTTGTAAGGCTCCCATGGTTCTTCCAGTCTACAGTGATATGCTAAAGCAGAAATTCACAATTCTGGATTAGCCTACAAACTCATAGTGACTGGGTATTTATTTATTgcctgagaatgtcagctgattttctctaaaaaaaataaaaatgtaacgcGACTTGAGTTGAACAAACTCAAGAGAGCAAGAACTGATAATCACTTTAACTAGAAGTGATAACTTTAACTAGAAGTGATAACTATAAATCCTGTGTGAAACTGGTTTCTAAACTTCTCTGTCATTTTATTCCAACCTTGCGATAACGGTTTTGTTAACTAATTGCTCCAAGGAGAGAATATCACCCTTCAGATTCAGTTTTTGGAGTACTTGAAATAAGATTAAAttgtaaaccataaattaaaaatacagttttagcaGAAAATACAAAAGTAATCGACAAATACTAGCCACTTTTACACGCATCATACACTGTAACAGGAATAACCCACATCTACCTTGTAAAAAGTTCCTCACACGCAGAATTTCCCTTTGAAAgaaagattgtatttttgaacaaGAAGATTTACATCTAATGACATCTTACATCTTTGGTGGTTAATGGGACCCCCGTGGATCTCCGCTTTCCTCTCGGCCTCCTCCGGTCCCGCACACCTGCCTTGTTTCTCCCTCCTCTCTCATCACTTTCCTTTTCATCCTCTTGGGATTTCTGCATCTCTAGGGAGAGCAATGATTGCTTCTTAAGGCATATTCAAATAATACATGTTAGATTAACTTAAAAATGCAGTCAGCAGCCTCTATAATGCGTACAGCTGCTATATTCTGATAAACTGAACGTGGTGGAAATACAAAAAGCAGAGTACTACACGGAATACAACAAGTTTCAGATATAAGCCAGAATCTTTAGATGGATTTGCTTTTAAAGTTTCCAATCATTGCTCCTATTCTCTCCTTACCATCACTGTGCTCAGAAAAATCATACGGATGCTACCAAAAGGTCAGTCCACATGTACTCAGAAATCGTAATGAATccttgtatcatatatataattaaatagtaTGGGGGGAATCACACCCCTCAATCTACTCAAGTCAACATTTGTTCCTAACCTTCACCTTTGTTCTCCAatgtctgtgctgctcccctcctggtgGATGAAGATGGAGTAGTTGTTGGATCAGGTGTGGTTAGTCCCAAGAGGTCCGATTTCTGCAAACTGGCAATTCTTGCTCTCCAGCTGACTTCAGTCTGTAACAACCATAAATCAGGACATAACCCGATAATTACCAACAAGAACTATGCAAAAAAACATTGTTCTTCAGTAAATACAAAAATAGTTGTGTTACAGCTTACTCACCCCATCATCATTCGTTGCACGGCTGCTCCGGGCTCGTGACAGACTGTCTTTGCTGCTCTCCTCTTCTTGGGTTTTCACTGGTTCTGCCTCAGCCTTTTGATTTTCTTGTTGTCCTTTGATCACTTTTTCAGCCTCTTTCAGGTCTGTAAGTGTCACTCCCTGCAGTAGAAGGATATGAGGAGGGGATAGTAAAGGCCAGGACagaatgtatatgtatgtgtggaaATGGTTCAACAAGAGAAACAAGAAGTGGAATATAGAGTTTAAAACAATATGATAAAATAAGGAGGTTAAAACAATAACCTGAGTTGATCGTCGAGACTGACGGGCATGTCGAGACCTGGCTTTGCGCTGAGCTTCAGCCTCCTCATCTCTCACAGGAGTCAAATAAGACCTGGAatgattgggaaaaaaaaaaaaaaaaaacacatttatataaataGAACTCACCCCGTTGCACACCATAGACCGTATAGGTCCTGTAGAATTTGACCCACTGCAAAAAAACTTCTTACCTTCGCCTCTCTTTGGTCTCAGTGTTGGGGGTCGTCTCCGCATTTGTGGTAGTGGAGTTTTGAATTTCTGTGCGTCTAGAGAAATAAAGcataaatgaatttcaatgcagaGTGAAAAAGCGTTTTCACAGTGATCTAAGCTCTCTTCTAGTTAATTTTAGATGTTTAATGAGGCCAACGTGATCAATATAATGCAGGAACTCTGCACTAATATGGGAACTAGGATTCGCCCAGCTTTTCTCTTAAGGTTATTAAGAGTCCCATTAGCCCGGCAGCCAACACAGTCTTCATTAtacaatattgttattttttattttttggaagaTAAGTTATCTGGTTACTCCTATCCTGTAACAAAAACTACCAATAATCTGGTAATGTGTTCACGGTCACTCTGTAGGTAAATGTGCTTTGCAGCTGAAGATCATGTAGAATTTCTCCACTAATTTCTTACTTACGTCAACCCATGTCAAGTCAGGTTTTTCCTCTAAAAATATGTAACTAGTTTGCTGAGCACATGCTGTCTTAATGTCATTACCTTCCAAGGGAATTGAGAGCAGACACGGTGGCATCTGGTTTGGCTGGCACAGTGTTTGCACTTCGTGTAGAGATTTCTGGCTTATTTGCCAAAGGTTCTCTTCTCAGAACAGGTGTTTCTGTTTTCAATGCAAGGGGATCTCCTCTTTGCCTGCGAAGTGAAGTTAATCCATCTTCCCCCTCATTACGCAGTCGTACAAAGGACCCGCGCCCAAGCGGATCTCTGGAAGACAAGAAACAAGTGGAAAGACTTTTCTAGAAAATTCCCCTTTCCTAAAGTGACAAATActggcacctttttttttttttttttactcaccgtGTATTCTCTTGATTACCAAGCAATTTCTGGCTGGGGGGCACTCGTGCCATACGAAGTTCAGCTCCAGTCTTGTCCTGAAACAGAACGGAATCTCAGTTGAGCCAATTATTAGAGCAAGTCATCAATAAAGATCACTACAGTTAAAGAAGGAATCCTATGGAACACGAGGGAGGAGgataaaagtaccgtatatactcgagtataagacgagtttttcagcacattttttgtgctgaaaaacactcactcgtcttatactcgagtcagttgtctgtattatggcaattttcattgccataatacagacaaggaccgggggctgtcaggaagctgtaacttaccttcaccgcagctcctgtcagctcccttctctctcctccgtccgtgcagctcccaggtcagctccctctgcaaatctcgcgagagccgcggggtcagagcgttgccacgggttaccgtggcaacgctccgcgcggccgcgagagttgcagaggaagctgacctgggagctgcacggacggaggagagagaagggagctgacaggagctgcggtgaaggtaagttacagcttcctgacagcccccctcctacagcccatccactggaccaccagggagtgagagcccccctccctggccagctaacaagcagggaggggggacgaaaaaaaaaataataataataaaaaaataataacattaaaaaaaatatatattacaataataattaataaaatgcccacccccaccaatgctctgcactcacacacacacacacacacacactgcactcacacacactgcatacatacatacacacatacacacactgcattcacactgcactcatacacacactgcactcaattcattatatacacactgcactcacacactgcactcatatacacacactgcattcatacacacacactgcatacacactgcatacacactgcactcatacacactgcactgcattcattatatacacactgcactcatatacacacactgcatacatacacacacactgcactcatatacacacactgcactcatatacacacactgcactcatatacacacactgcactcatatacacacactgcactgcattcatacatacacactgcattcattatatacacactgcactcacacactgcactcatacacacactgcactgcattcattatatacacactgcatacacactgcactcatacacacactgcactgcattcattatacacacactgcactccattcattatatacacactgcattcatacacacactgcatacacacacaccattcatatacacactgcattcatacacacacacacactgcattcattatatacacacactgtaaataaatattcagttaatataacttttttaggatctaattttatttagaaatttaccagtagctgctgcattttccaccttagtcttatactcaagtcaataagttttcccagttttttggggtaaaattaggggcctctgcttatattcgggtcggcttatactcgagtatatacggtaagtgattTTACAAAAGGTAAAACATGAACAGCATCACAAACCCTCTCTGACAACTGGGAACTGGAAGCAGATTTGGGTAATGCAGCTTTTTTCCCTTCCTCAGATGCAGTGCTAGAACTCAGAGTGCCAGAACTACCAGTCTTCCTTAAGGAGGCTCGCCACGAACCCAAGGCGGGTTCCACTTTTGTCTGATCCTGTGTAACAGGAGGCTGCATTGAAGTGAAGAGAGAAGATACCTTATTAAAAGGAAACAAACATAAGATAAGTAAAAGAAATTTGGGGTTAAGTTTACCTTTTTTGCTGCTGTCCCTGAAAGATTCCTCAACTGATTATTCAGATTATTAATTCTTTCTTGCGCTTTCACTTTTTCTGCAAATAATAATGGGTTATAAAATGATTGAAATGGGAAGGGGGGAATCATGGTAATACAAGAAAATACATTAATGCACCATTGGAAACGAATAGATAAAATGGAAAAGCAAAGGATACAAATCACAGGATAAACAAAGAGGCGGTACTGAGACTGACATCAATGTATGTAGCGCTGGCTCACCTGATTCAGCATCAGAGCCGGACTCGGCATCAGAACTGGAAGCAATGGGTTGCGCGGTATGTCCTGTTACGGGGGGGTGCTGTGCTCTGCGTTCTTTATCCTGCACATGAAGTGCAACCTTCTCCTGGCTGCTCAGACGAGAAATAGAACTCCTAATTGAACAAGGGATGGGGGGTAGGGATCGTGCAGGGATCAGTGCAAGGTGTGCAAAGAGTGCCTGGGGCCAACACTCTGTGTCACTCAACAAAACGAGTGAAACACTCAAAGATCACACGGTGTGCAAAATCACCACTGTGCATAAACCAGTGTGGCAAAATACAGTCATGTGACCAATCCATGTGCAACATACCCACAGTGACACACCACACCAAAACCTCAATGACacaaaaattcaatttaaattcaatttaaatCCATCAATAGAtggcagacagacaggcacacaaagacacagacacattcagttTTGATACATgaaatatgaaaaagaaaaaatgcagcAACACATGATTGCCACAAACCTTCTAGTCCTGCtgctagcactctgattgggagGGCTTGTTTGAGGCAGAATTTGTGGAGCATTTTTCATCTTCTCCAGGCGCaactaaaatatattaataaagataaaaatctgcattaaaaaataaaaaaagacaaagagggaaagaaatggggggggggggggttgaaatcAGACAGCACGTGTGTACAGAGATTTCACTGAAAATGGAACAAATATTCAACACTTGGACTAAGTTGAATTTCTCACCACGCTCTGTTTAGTCTTTAATTCTTCCAATGTAGACTCTACGCTGTCATCAGCAACATCAACTGGTGTCTGCCCCTGCAAGACAAATCGGAACATTTCAAGACCAAGAAATATACAATAAGAACAGCACATATCACTCTGCAAAAGAGAAGCTCATAGACAAACAGGAATTGCTGAAAGCAAGCTGGCGGGGAGGAATGCAGAGACAAAACGCATGGTAAGAAACCGACAGATAACAGCCCAGAGAACCAAGCATGGCACTAGCCAAAGTGGCCGCATGGCAGGAGACACATGGTAGACAAGGCAGAGGTGCAGATAAGGGGGTAGAAGCAGTCTGCATTTAGTGTGAGAAGACCGCTGACCCCCTCACCACTTTGTTGATCGCCTCCATGTCACAGAGAGCCTCACACAGGAGACGGCATGCATCCGACTGGCCCCAATGAGCGGCCGCGTGCAGAGGCGTCCAACCATCAAAGTCACGGGCGTCCACATCAAACCCCAGTTGTAGGAGTAGCCTGAGACAGACAGGAAGAGTGAGAATGATGGGGTGGAGATGGAATGAGACATTGAAAAATAAAGGATGGCAGGTGGTAACATGACCTTGCTGTGTTTCTCCTGACCTTATAGATTCTGCCTCCTACTTATCTGATGTTTTCACGTTTTTATGGCAtcaacttgccccccccccccacacacacacacactttattaaaaaaataaatcattaaaaaaataaaaaataaataaaagtaagagATCCATCTGCTGATTCCAGCAGTTATTTCCAACGTACTACCCACCTGTCACACAGCTCACCTGATTACTTCAGTATACCCTTTGGCTGCTGCAACATGGAGAGCTGTGGCACCTGTAGTTGGGTGCCTCAAGTCCTCAACTTTTCTACTATTTAACCAAAGTCGTGCGTCCCTCAGCATGAGTTCCTCTTCCTCCCTCCGTGCTACATCTAGGTCCACACCTGTGTACAGTTTATTGTTATAAGAATAAGATCATACAAACAATCAAAAAAAGAAAGGTGTACTGACCttaggtcaatgactgtgtttCTTACCTTGCTTTTTGATCTCACTTTTTAGCAATTTCTCCATTGCACTCTCGTGTGAAACGTCAAGTGGTAACTCCCCCTCACTATTCACAGAAGCGACACTGGCTCCTTTTGAAATCAGGTACCTGTCCAGACATTAAATACAAACAATAGCAGAAAAGGACAAAATGCAGTGCCAATATGCCAAATTACATTGATGTACTccgaaataaaaattgggggataCTCCAGTGGTTTTATTTCTCAGAGTAACTAAACTaaacactaattaaaaaaaaaacaaaaaaaaaaaaaactataaattgtCACAGGGTGCAAAGTAGCCAAAAATCAGAGGCAAGCTGAGTACCTTTCCACGTGACCGCAAGATATTAGCACAAGGTACAGAAAAGAGGCAAACTGTTTCCTGGCACATGTCCAGGAGTTCGGTAATTTGGGAATTGCTGTGAGTGTAACAACGCCTTTACTGATGTTACATAATCACCTTGATATGAAGGTTCTGATAAACTTTCAGATCATATGATCAATGTCATCACAACTGCAAACATTGTCAGTGCTCAGTAAATCAATTGATAGATTGGTTTAAGAGGCGTTGGGATTTTGATCAATCTTTCCCTTTAAGAAAGACAgagaaaaataattttacatcATTAAGCAAAATGTTTAAAGGTGTGCATTGGCCTAAATACCTTGCAACTAATTGTGCATTCCTGGAAGAACCTGTCCTGGCAACATACCGAAGCTCAATGTAAAGCCTTCAAAAATgtttgcaaaaacaaaatgtaaaaaaaatctgacaTCCCAAAAGAAACAGGTGACTTACTAGTAAAAGGTGGATTTAGCCCAACAATGGTCTGCCCACAATCAGCTGTCACTAAGCAAATAAAGGAATGAGTCAATTGTAGCCACAAATACTTTAAGGGCTACTAGCCAATGCTTCTTATAACTTAAAGGGCAACTAGGACGTAAAAATAATTCACAATTATTTTAACTTATTGAGAAGCTAAATACTATCTTCAAAGCGCAAAATATAATGCACTGTGAGAAGCTGCAGGGACAGGATCGTTTCAGCAAGCTGAAATGGTTCTCGTGCATAGAATAACAATTTCCCTTCAATAATACACAGCCAGCAGGAACCATTGAAAGTCACAGAATGTAATTGTATCCTTTAATATAATTTCCAAGGGGCAGGTCTCTCAATGCCAGCAACTGTTtcactatgtcccaaatgtgtaTAATTTCCCTTGTACATAATAGTAATACATGAAATGGAAAAATGTATTGCAAAACGTAATTATATGgtctactgttcctttaaataatcctGTGGGTTTGTGTGACTGTTGGCAGAACATTCTTTAAAATATAGCTTTTGGGAAATTCACTTTAGTTTGGCCCATCCATTTGACAGGCCGGCACTAAGAATTTTTTTGCGAGATCgttaaagattatatatatatattcagacgtCACATAAATTGTATAGTAGATACCACCGTTTCTTCTCTTTCAGTTTGTGAATCCATGGTTATAGTCCTAAATTTAATCTACCAAAAGAGAtgggtttatatttaaaaataaactaaagcttTCGATAGATTATTAAAAATGTGGGCATATGTAAACCAGGAGATGATCGACGGtgaaagaaaaaaggaagaaaagtgCCAAGTTAAACCATAACATTTTGTCAGCGAGGAGAGAGACAGCAGGGGGTGGGAATACAATCTCACACAAGAACATGCAGGACGGGCACTCACTGTGCAATGTTCACAAAACCACAAGACGCTGCCGCGTGAAGGGGGGTCCATCCTTCATTATCCGGCTGGTTCACAGTTGCGCCATTTTCCACCAAAAACTGAACCATTTCTATATTCTCATCAATACAGGCCTGGTGGGAAGGGGGAAAGGAATTTCAGATGGGTCATAATGGAGACTTGATTAGGATAAAAAATAGGAGATATAAGCATTGCCAAACAAAATAATACGTGTTTCAAGATAGTGACTTTATAATTAATTATCACATAATTACAGCACACCTAGAAAACCAGGGGCAGTATAAATAATGCATAGAATATGTAATTGGTGATCCCCAATAACCACATATCACTGCACCCCTAGAAAACCAGGGccagtataaataatgtatagaatgtgtaATTGGTGATCCCCAATAACCACATATCACTGCACCCCTAGAAAACCAGGGccagtataaataatgtatagaatatgtAATTGGTGATCCCCAATAACCACATATCACAGCACCCCTAGAAAACCAGGGccagtataaataatgtatagaatgtgtaATTGGTGATCCCCAATAACCACATATCACAGCACCCCTAGAAAACCAGGGccagtataaataatgtatagaatgtgtaATTGGTGATCCCCAATAACCACATATCACAGCACCCCTAGAAAACCAGGGccagtataaataatgtatagaatgtgtaATTGGTGATCCCCAATAACCACATATCACTGCACCCCTAGAAAACCAGGGccagtataaataatgtatagaatatgtAATTGGTGATCCCCAATAACCACATATCACAGCACCCCTAGAAAACCAGGGCCAGTATAAATAATGCATAGAATGTGTAATTGGTGATCCCCAATAACCACATATCACAGCACCCCTAGAAAACCAGGGccagtataaataatgtatagaatgtgtaATTGGTGATCCCCAATAACCACATATCACTGCACCCCTAGAAAACCAGGGccagtataaataatgtatagaatgtgtaATTGGTGATCCCCAATAACCACATATCACAGCACCCCTAGAAAACCAGGGgcagtataaataatgtatagaatgtgtaATTGGTGATCCCCAATAACCACATATCACAGCACCCCTAGAAAACCAGGGCCAGTATAAATAATGCATAGAATGTGTAATTGGTGATCCCCAATAACCACATATCACAGCACCCCTAGAAAACCAGGGgcagtataaataatgtatagaatgtgtaATTGGTGATCCCCAATAACCACATATCACTGCACCCCTAGAAAACCAGGGccagtataaataatgtatagaatgtgtaATTGGTGATCCCCAATAACCACATATCACAGCACCCCTAGAAAACCAGGGCCAGTATAAATAATGCATAGAATGTGTAATTGGTGATCCCCAATAACCACATATCACAGCACCCCTAGAAAACCAGGGccagtataaataatgtatagaatgtgtaATTGGTGATCCCCAATAACCACATATCACTGCACCCCTAGAAAACCAGGGccagtataaataatgtatagaatgtgtaATTGGTGATCCCCAATAACCACATATCACTGCACCCCTAGAAAACCAGGGGCAGTATAAATAATGCATAGAATGTGTAATTGGTGATCCCCAATAACCACATATCACTGCACCCCTAGAAAACCAGGGccagtataaataatgtatagaatgtgtaATTGGTGATCCCCAATAACCACATATCACAGCACCCCTAGAAAACCAGGGccagtataaataatgtatagaatgtgtaATTGGTGATCCCCAATAACCACATATCACAGCACCCCTAGAAAACCAGGGccagtataaataatgtatagaatgtgtaATTGGTGATCCCCAATAACCACATATCACTGCACCCCTAGAAAACCAGGGgcagtataaataatgtatagaatgtgtaATTGGTGATCCCCAATAACCACATATCACTGCACCCCTAGAAAACCAGGGCCAGTATAAATAATGCATAGAATGTGTAATTGGTGATCCCCAATAACCACATATCACAGCACCCCTAGAAAACCAGGGccagtataaataatgtatagaatgtgtaATTGGTGATCCCCAATAACCACATATCACAGCACCCCTAGAAAACCAGGGGCAGTATAAATAATGCATAGAATGTGTAATTGGTGATCCCCAATAACCACATATCACAGCACCCCTAGAAAACCAGGGGCAGTATAAATAATGCATAGAATGTGTAATTGGTGATCCCCAATAACCACATATCACAGCACCCCTAGAAAACCAGGGCCAGTATAAATAATGCATAGAATGTGTAATTGGTGATCCCCAATAACCACATATCACTGCACCCCTAGAAAACCAGGGgcagtataaataatgtatagaatgtgtaATTGGTGATCCCCAATAACCACATATCACTGCACCCCTAGAAAACCAGGGgcagtataaataatgtatagaatgtgcAATTGGTGATCCCCAATAACCACATATCACAGCACCCCTAGAAAACCAGGGgcagtataaataatgtatagaatgtgcAATTGGTGATCCCCAATAACCACATATCACAGCACCCCTAGAAAACCAGGGCCAGTATAAATAATGCATAGAATGTGTAATTGGTGATCCCCAATAACCACATATCACAGCACCCCTAGAAAACCAGGGgcagtataaataatgtatagaatgtgcAATTGGTGATCCCCAATAACCACATATCACAGCACCCCTAGAAAACCAGGGgcagtataaataatgtatagaatgtgtaATTGGTGATCCCCAATAACCACATATCACAGCACCCCTAGAAAACCAGGGccagtataaataatgtatagaatgtgtaATTGGTGATCCCCAATAACCACATATCACTGCACCCCTAGAAAACCAGGGccagtataaataatgtatagaatgtgtaATTGGTGATCCCCAATAACCACATATCACAGCACCCCTAGAAAACCAGGGccagtataaataatgtatagaatgtgcAATTGGTGATCCCCAATAACCACATATCACTGCACCCCTAGAAAACCAGGGccagtataaataatgtatagaatgtgtaATTGGTGATCCCCAATAACCACATATCACAGCACCCCTAGAAAACCAGGGccagtataaataatgtatagaatgtgtaATTGGTGATCCCCAATAACCACATATCACAGCACCCCTAGAAAACCAGGGCCAGTATAAATAACGTATAGAATGTGTAATTGGTGATCCCCAATAACCACATATCACAGCACCCCTAGAAAACCAGGGccagtataaataatgtatagaatgtgtaATTGGTGATCCCCAATAACCACATATCACTGCACCCCTAGAAAACCAGGGGCAGTATAAATAATGCATAGAATGTGTAATTGGTGATCC contains:
- the LOC134578982 gene encoding protein phosphatase 1 regulatory subunit 12A-like isoform X3, which produces MAADDRCRSEAAKDKRREQLNRWLGSDTERSVPPGGPGTSRRPPRVRFAQGAVFMAACSAGDREEVRELLAAGAPINGTNVDGLTALHQACIDENIEMVQFLVENGATVNQPDNEGWTPLHAAASCGFVNIAQYLISKGASVASVNSEGELPLDVSHESAMEKLLKSEIKKQGVDLDVARREEEELMLRDARLWLNSRKVEDLRHPTTGATALHVAAAKGYTEVIRLLLQLGFDVDARDFDGWTPLHAAAHWGQSDACRLLCEALCDMEAINKVGQTPVDVADDSVESTLEELKTKQSVLRLEKMKNAPQILPQTSPPNQSASSRTRRSSISRLSSQEKVALHVQDKERRAQHPPVTGHTAQPIASSSDAESGSDAESEKVKAQERINNLNNQLRNLSGTAAKKPPVTQDQTKVEPALGSWRASLRKTGSSGTLSSSTASEEGKKAALPKSASSSQLSERDKTGAELRMARVPPSQKLLGNQENTRDPLGRGSFVRLRNEGEDGLTSLRRQRGDPLALKTETPVLRREPLANKPEISTRSANTVPAKPDATVSALNSLGRRTEIQNSTTTNAETTPNTETKERRRSYLTPVRDEEAEAQRKARSRHARQSRRSTQGVTLTDLKEAEKVIKGQQENQKAEAEPVKTQEEESSKDSLSRARSSRATNDDGTEVSWRARIASLQKSDLLGLTTPDPTTTPSSSTRRGAAQTLENKEMQKSQEDEKESDERGGRNKAGVRDRRRPRGKRRSTGVPLTTKDCDGEESEEEDVEEERPRAQMDLALDQIMFPMHIQQAAVRLQ